The sequence below is a genomic window from Chitinivibrionales bacterium.
CATGCAATAGAAAAATTGAATGACGAGGACTTGTTGCTTCGATTCGCAGAACTTGCCGATAGTATGTGGATATTCGGTCCGAATCTTGAAGTAACAAGGTTCTTAGTGCGTGATCTGCCTATTTGGAAATCTGGAGTTCAGTGTATTTCAGAAATCAAGCGTAGGCATCTTGACAGTGAGACAGTTTTTCTATCTCTTGATGCACATATTGGGATAGGCCGAAAATCGATTAAATCAATGATGGGTGGTCGGCGTCTTCCCCGAGCAGGCACCGATAAACCAGTGAAGTTCATTAAAAAACAACATTTGGAAGACTTCATTAACAAGGGAATTGTTCAATTCTCTCCTGCGACACGGTTCCAAGACAAATCCTTGACCATAGCTCAGCAAGACAATGAAATTGAATATAGTAGCTACATAAATCCCGCCGGTGTTACAATATCAACCTTAGATGAACCGGAAAAGAAAATCCCGATCATTGACTCGACGAATTTAAAAATATCTAGGAAAATAGGTACTAATTATTACCTATTTTCAACGACGTATGGACCGGACCCTCGGCATTTTCTTGATTTTAACGCCGAAGCATGCGTTTTCATCGAAAATCCGGTGCAATTTATAAGACGAATTAGAGCCGCAATTGAGGCACAAAGCCTCGAATGGGAATGCATTCCATGGTTTTTCAAAGTCGGATATTTTGACAAGTATGAGGCATCAAAATATGCAATGGCATCGATGGCAAAGGACATAAAATACTGGTACCAATTCGAAACGAGACTAATTTTGCTTCCTCCCATAGGAAAACCTTCAAAGGAATTAGAACCGTTGCTTTTATCAATTGGGTCATTAGTTGACATCACATCAACATTCCAAACCATCTAAGAATTATGAATTTGCCACATGCAAAGCCACCAACACACGCAGCCGTGCCATGCCCGCTTGACATGACGGTTTCGCACCCGTCATGTCAGCAAAGTCATGTCGAAGACTCCGTCGTGGCTTCCGTCGGGTGGCGAGATTGTAGGCGGGCACGACAGGCGGGTTGCGCACACCTTACAGTCTAATTCATATCATGCAACAGTAAAGGAAGAAATAAAAAATGCCAAAAACCCTCATTTCCGTGCTTTTCCCCGTGGCCATGATAGCCGTCATCGTCAGTGTAGATTTACTTTTCTTTAGGCACCGGGTCTGGTTCTGGGAACGGTTGATGGCGAACATCGGCATTGTCCTGGTGTTCGTTGCCTTCTATTTGAGATTCTTTAGGAAACCTTAATCTGAGCGCGGCGGCAGCGCTTGCTTGCCTGAGCCGCATTGTTGGGATCGCGCTCATGGGTAGTTCGGACACTCATCTGCATTATTAAAGACATTTCCCGCTCCTCAACATTATAATTTATACATAACACCATATCCTCTTCGAATTCCTTTTTTATAGTATAGGGGGACCTCATGCCCTATCCAAAATCCATCTTGATTCTTATCCTCGCAGCTGTTTGCGCTTATTCCCAAATAATCCCGTCTGACCGCATCACGGACTGGACCCCCAACGTCATTGTGGGCGTGCCCGGCGGCATTCCGAACCGCACGGTCATAGGCGTAAAAGTTGATTCCGCCGCTTTTGGAACGGGAAAGGTCGACGCCTCGGCCGCGATCGGCGCAGCCATTGACTCATGCGGTTCCGGGCAAGTGGTGTATATTCCGGGCGGCACCTACCGTCTTGACAGCCGCGTGTACCGCGCCTATGCGTCCGATATCACCATACGGGGAGCGGGCATGGGAAAAACCGTGCTGAAGGCGAACGAGTCCGGCCAGACGCTGCTGCTCGGCACGAGCGACTGGCCGCGGCCGACCGCGGGGCTCGCGATCACGGCGGGCGCGGCCAAGGGAAGCTCGGTGCTCACGGTCGCCGACGCGTCGAGCATTACCGTTGGTAAACTGGTGCGGGTGGAGCAGGACAATCTGTCCTATGTCATTTCCGGGTCCGAGCCCACGACCGACACCAAGGCAATGACCGCGATGTTCAAGGTGACTGCGAAGACCGCGACCACCGTGACCATTGCTCCCCCGCTGCCGTTTGATTTCACCAAGTCTCCCGCGCTCGTCCAGTATTCGATCGCCCCGCTGAGCGGCACCGGCGTGGAAGACCTCACCGTGGACTGCAACGACTCATCGTGGACGGGCATCGAGTTCGACCAGGCGTGGGGCTGCTGGGTGAAGAACGTGGAGATCATCAACTCGACCGGCCGCCAGATGTTCATGGTCTGTTTTGTCAATGGCGAGGTCAGGCACAACTACACGCACAGCGTCGTGGGCGGCGGGCCCAACCACGAGGGCATCGACTTCTACGAGGACGGCTCCTTCAACCTGGTCGAGGACAACATCACGTACAATGGCGGGTTCCCCGGCATCATCCTGGGCGACTCGCGGGGCGGGTGCGTGGGCAACGTGATCGCGTACAATTTTTCCTATGATGTCAACACGGGCGACAGCACCATGGCGGGCATGGACATCTCCGTGAGCCACGGGCCGCACAACATGCTCAACCTGGTGGAGGGCAACATCGCGGGCGGCATGGGCAGCGACGGGTATTTCGGCTCCACGAGCCACATCCTGCTCGCGCGCAACTGGTTCACGGCCACGCACCCCACGGGCACCGACAACCTCATCGCCGTG
It includes:
- a CDS encoding glycosyl hydrolase family 28-related protein, yielding MPYPKSILILILAAVCAYSQIIPSDRITDWTPNVIVGVPGGIPNRTVIGVKVDSAAFGTGKVDASAAIGAAIDSCGSGQVVYIPGGTYRLDSRVYRAYASDITIRGAGMGKTVLKANESGQTLLLGTSDWPRPTAGLAITAGAAKGSSVLTVADASSITVGKLVRVEQDNLSYVISGSEPTTDTKAMTAMFKVTAKTATTVTIAPPLPFDFTKSPALVQYSIAPLSGTGVEDLTVDCNDSSWTGIEFDQAWGCWVKNVEIINSTGRQMFMVCFVNGEVRHNYTHSVVGGGPNHEGIDFYEDGSFNLVEDNITYNGGFPGIILGDSRGGCVGNVIAYNFSYDVNTGDSTMAGMDISVSHGPHNMLNLVEGNIAGGMGSDGYFGSTSHILLARNWFTATHPTGTDNLIAVNVGRWNNYFSVVGNILGTSAFPATGLFQPVASFSYASQVIYKLGFPNMGNNGFSQTWGPTTPPDYTLQSVNQPGGDGHGSGGNSLQELDLNVKATMLRHGNYDYLNKAVLWDSTIADHGIPNSYYRAVKPAFFGTLAWPPFDPASPPGAFNNANISRIPAGYRYVNGIDPPGANAVDGGISTAPFYQGLGLKARYSRSGQVLWVCYQIPKASHVDLSVFDLNGRLVKSLASGNEEAGFHQAFWKGKESTIFHSGVYCVIIKANGHSESTRVVISR